In one Solidesulfovibrio fructosivorans JJ] genomic region, the following are encoded:
- a CDS encoding DVU0524 family FlgM-associated protein — translation MTALPYQVRAMLRTYGRQVTTARRLARYRRSLMAAGAEDEISISREAKRRELVGRVAAEIVENCIVTGSDTPVVEDIKAELEEELGFPLVFAYPPEEQEMQIFRADPEHGHQELTGELKTAVFQRLWELALEKVDATML, via the coding sequence TTGACCGCGCTCCCCTACCAGGTCCGCGCCATGCTGCGCACCTACGGACGGCAGGTGACCACGGCCAGGCGCCTGGCCCGCTACCGCCGGTCGCTGATGGCCGCCGGCGCCGAAGACGAGATCAGCATCTCTCGTGAGGCCAAGCGGCGGGAGCTGGTGGGCCGGGTGGCGGCCGAGATCGTCGAGAATTGCATCGTGACGGGCTCGGATACGCCGGTGGTCGAGGACATCAAGGCGGAGCTGGAAGAAGAGCTCGGGTTCCCCCTGGTGTTCGCCTATCCGCCCGAAGAACAGGAGATGCAGATCTTCCGGGCGGACCCGGAACACGGGCACCAAGAGCTGACAGGCGAGCTCAAGACCGCCGTGTTCCAGCGATTGTGGGAATTGGCCCTGGAGAAAGTGGACGCGACAATGCTCTAA
- the der gene encoding ribosome biogenesis GTPase Der — MPPIVAIVGRPNVGKSTLFNRLAKRPKAITHDRPGVTRDRLEATVELGDRIVTLIDTGGMDFDAPEGLERQIVVQAEIALTMADVVLFLVDGKAGRTAMDDEMAERLRRAGKPVIVAVNKVDGSERIPALTGDFHAWGFPILPLSAAHGHGLQDLAETLAKALPEKETPGEEALPAPEAGIRLAVLGRPNAGKSSLVNELLGQERLIVSDVAGTTRDAVDVALVKNGRRYVFVDTAGVRKRTRITDGLERYSVGKALGSAKRANVAVVVIDATGGVGVQDKRLISYLDKERTPFLIAVNKIDLVPQKDMIALRKDIQDELRMCGHVPVLYISAAQRKGIGKVLPMAEEIWKECQIRVGTGALNRAMREVLDKHQPPLVNGRRAKFYYLTQASDPPPTFVFFVSDTERVRDSYMRYLENGLRKLFGISMAPVKVVCRASHKPKE, encoded by the coding sequence ATGCCCCCTATCGTGGCCATCGTCGGACGCCCCAACGTAGGCAAGTCCACCCTTTTCAACCGCCTGGCCAAACGCCCGAAGGCCATCACCCACGACCGCCCCGGCGTCACCCGCGACCGCCTGGAGGCGACCGTCGAACTGGGCGACCGGATCGTGACCCTGATCGACACCGGCGGCATGGATTTCGACGCCCCGGAAGGCCTTGAACGGCAAATCGTCGTTCAGGCGGAAATCGCCCTGACCATGGCCGACGTGGTGCTTTTTCTCGTCGACGGCAAGGCCGGACGCACGGCGATGGATGACGAGATGGCCGAGCGGCTGCGCCGGGCGGGCAAGCCCGTCATCGTCGCCGTCAACAAAGTTGACGGAAGCGAACGCATCCCGGCCCTGACCGGCGATTTCCACGCCTGGGGCTTTCCGATACTGCCGCTCTCCGCCGCCCACGGCCATGGCCTGCAGGATCTGGCCGAGACCCTGGCCAAGGCCCTGCCCGAGAAAGAAACACCCGGGGAAGAAGCCCTGCCGGCCCCCGAAGCCGGCATCCGTCTGGCCGTGCTCGGACGGCCCAACGCCGGCAAGTCCTCGCTGGTCAACGAGCTGCTCGGCCAGGAACGCCTCATCGTCAGCGACGTGGCCGGCACCACCCGTGACGCCGTGGACGTGGCGCTGGTGAAAAACGGCCGGCGTTACGTGTTCGTGGACACGGCCGGGGTGCGCAAACGCACCCGCATCACCGACGGGCTGGAGCGCTACAGCGTGGGCAAGGCCCTCGGCAGCGCCAAGCGGGCCAACGTGGCCGTGGTGGTCATCGACGCCACGGGCGGCGTGGGCGTGCAGGACAAGCGGCTCATTTCCTATCTCGACAAGGAACGCACGCCGTTTCTCATCGCGGTCAACAAGATCGACCTCGTCCCCCAGAAGGACATGATCGCGCTGCGCAAGGACATCCAGGACGAGCTGCGCATGTGCGGCCACGTGCCGGTGCTCTACATCTCGGCCGCCCAACGGAAGGGGATCGGCAAGGTCCTGCCGATGGCCGAGGAAATCTGGAAGGAATGCCAGATCCGGGTCGGCACCGGCGCGCTCAACAGGGCCATGCGCGAGGTGCTGGACAAGCACCAGCCACCGCTGGTCAACGGACGCCGGGCCAAGTTCTACTATCTGACCCAGGCTTCCGATCCACCACCGACCTTCGTCTTTTTCGTCAGCGACACCGAACGGGTGCGCGACTCCTACATGCGATACCTGGAAAACGGCCTGCGCAAGCTCTTCGGCATCAGCATGGCCCCGGTCAAGGTCGTCTGCCGCGCCAGCCACAAGCCGAAAGAGTAG
- the fliW gene encoding flagellar assembly protein FliW, which produces MAKKDERVVETRLGSITLPEDRVINFPRGLIGFMGHREFTLIRLREESPFMVLQSLSDPKLGLLVTDPYSFMTEYEVVISEPDRRMLGIESREQAIVLVTVTIPQGMPERTTLNLSGPIVINNDARVGLQIPQTDSRYPTHYTPGMVPVEK; this is translated from the coding sequence ATGGCCAAAAAAGACGAACGAGTAGTGGAAACGCGGCTCGGGAGCATAACGCTGCCCGAAGACCGCGTGATCAACTTTCCCCGGGGGCTCATCGGCTTCATGGGGCATCGCGAGTTCACCCTGATCCGGCTGCGCGAGGAGTCGCCGTTCATGGTGTTGCAAAGCCTGAGCGACCCCAAGCTCGGATTGCTCGTGACCGATCCCTACAGCTTCATGACCGAGTACGAGGTGGTCATCAGCGAACCGGATCGCCGGATGCTCGGCATCGAAAGCCGGGAGCAGGCCATCGTCCTCGTCACCGTGACCATCCCCCAGGGCATGCCCGAACGCACCACGCTCAATTTGAGCGGCCCCATCGTCATCAACAACGACGCCCGCGTCGGCCTGCAGATTCCGCAAACCGACTCCCGCTATCCGACCCACTATACGCCGGGCATGGTCCCGGTGGAAAAGTAG
- a CDS encoding helix-turn-helix transcriptional regulator, with protein sequence MSHANPPTALPHENPLSGADALLLLERIQNCLDCRSRQAFAHLFPKLRSLLPFDHALAVIARLEDQTALAIDCCNISFPEQWLRAYTAADAFAGDAIVRQALSGPAPLHWAETTPRLPRPNALSLCRDFRMRQGWVAASAPLFAARERALFCFAGEVGRHDRRSAAILGHLLPHLHLALSQTLRASVPDREPIALSRREREVLDWLKEGKSSWDIAMVLGIRERTVRFHVANLMRKLGAVNRAQTVALALRRGLIGLD encoded by the coding sequence ATGTCCCACGCCAATCCCCCAACGGCGTTGCCGCATGAAAACCCGTTAAGCGGAGCGGATGCCCTCCTCCTTCTCGAACGCATTCAAAACTGCCTGGACTGCCGGTCGCGCCAAGCCTTTGCCCATCTTTTCCCCAAGCTCCGCTCCCTGTTGCCCTTCGACCACGCCCTGGCCGTGATCGCCCGTCTGGAAGACCAGACGGCCCTGGCCATCGACTGCTGCAACATCAGTTTTCCCGAACAGTGGCTGCGGGCCTACACGGCCGCGGACGCCTTCGCCGGCGACGCCATCGTGCGCCAAGCCCTGTCCGGACCTGCCCCCTTGCACTGGGCCGAAACCACGCCGCGCCTGCCCCGGCCCAACGCCTTGTCGCTGTGCCGCGATTTTCGCATGCGCCAGGGCTGGGTCGCCGCGTCGGCGCCGCTTTTTGCCGCGCGAGAGCGCGCCCTTTTCTGCTTCGCCGGGGAGGTGGGCCGGCACGACCGGCGAAGCGCGGCCATCCTGGGGCATCTCCTGCCCCACCTCCACCTGGCGCTTAGCCAAACCCTCCGCGCCTCCGTGCCGGACAGGGAACCGATCGCCCTTTCCCGCCGGGAACGGGAAGTGCTCGACTGGCTCAAGGAAGGCAAAAGCTCCTGGGACATCGCCATGGTGCTCGGCATACGGGAGCGAACGGTCCGTTTCCACGTCGCCAACCTCATGCGCAAGCTCGGGGCGGTCAACCGGGCGCAAACCGTGGCTCTGGCCCTGCGGCGCGGCCTGATCGGGCTGGACTGA
- a CDS encoding methyltransferase — protein sequence MHASNTDFPTMDDRFIWDIWLSSVQLPTVLAADELGIFDLLGRQPATADALARELGLNAQALVGVLPLLVGLGLLTHHLGRFGLTEAGRLYLRHDGPFYWGEALGVMRTPVVALLCDALRDPTERRHYQMAQDWTEGRIDKDAATAVARLMHAQSRPAALGLAATGAFAGVTRLLDVGGGSGCFSLALAKRHPTMRCTVMELPGMCEVVAGYVNEAGFGRQVASQAVDMFAEAWPRGHDAILLSNILHDWDPATNAQLLIEALRALPAGGRLFVHEMLLDDDGAGPLAAAAFSVMLLLATGGRQYSARELAAMLTEAGFTDVGVSPAYGYYALITARKP from the coding sequence ATGCATGCCTCGAACACGGATTTTCCGACCATGGACGACCGTTTTATCTGGGACATCTGGCTGTCGAGCGTCCAGCTTCCCACCGTGCTGGCAGCGGACGAACTGGGCATCTTCGACCTGCTGGGCCGGCAACCGGCCACGGCGGATGCACTGGCCCGGGAACTGGGCCTCAACGCCCAGGCCCTGGTCGGCGTCCTGCCGCTGCTGGTCGGCCTGGGCCTGCTGACGCACCATCTGGGCCGCTTCGGTCTCACCGAGGCGGGTCGGCTCTATCTGCGCCATGACGGCCCATTCTACTGGGGAGAAGCCCTTGGGGTCATGCGCACCCCGGTGGTCGCGCTCCTGTGCGACGCCCTGCGCGACCCGACCGAACGCCGGCATTACCAAATGGCCCAGGACTGGACCGAAGGCCGCATCGACAAGGACGCCGCGACCGCCGTGGCCCGGCTCATGCACGCCCAGTCGCGGCCGGCGGCCCTGGGACTGGCCGCCACCGGGGCCTTTGCCGGGGTGACCCGGTTGCTGGATGTCGGCGGCGGCTCGGGATGTTTTTCCCTGGCTCTGGCCAAACGCCATCCCACGATGCGATGCACCGTGATGGAACTGCCTGGCATGTGCGAGGTGGTTGCCGGATACGTGAACGAGGCCGGCTTCGGCCGGCAGGTCGCCAGCCAGGCCGTGGACATGTTCGCGGAAGCCTGGCCGCGCGGCCATGACGCCATCCTGCTCTCCAACATCCTCCACGACTGGGACCCGGCGACCAATGCCCAACTCCTGATCGAGGCGCTGCGTGCCCTGCCGGCGGGAGGCCGCCTGTTCGTGCACGAGATGCTGCTCGACGACGACGGCGCCGGCCCCCTGGCCGCGGCCGCCTTTTCGGTCATGCTGCTTTTGGCCACGGGCGGACGGCAGTATTCGGCCAGGGAGCTCGCCGCCATGCTGACGGAGGCTGGATTCACGGACGTGGGCGTGTCCCCGGCCTACGGGTACTACGCCCTGATCACGGCGCGAAAACCCTGA
- a CDS encoding ARMT1-like domain-containing protein — MTEHPSEPALPVASLEPGQAPRYGLDPVLDAWLLHFMTENNLEHSITPEKNASPEQLRFMVALSPEEIYVPCSDAMFAHLFSARADPMVVAEYDGRLARIDGLIDDYVPDAYTRTKIRTLCRLKYRQALVKPTMIPSRLAKRLCTILLTQSGLDDPHRERKRAFNRRAFSFIQSEAFSAMLYACPDELPGCRALPDLRFALDMLELRRLLALGAMPAIWTGEGAFPGRGELDAALARFPADFAKLEALLDPRRGGLKILFLADSAGGVLFDLLAVRTLLRLGHRVIVAVKDGFYYDAPTFWDPEGDPILDAALSGARFVSDPRLGKNALLQIMRENPLTVISDGTRERLNLYRVSVTFARAWKEADLVLAKGSLSHKRLIETSHLFTRDVVSFYGDGECGLRLDFKPRAPGARSLTEAEITAKAEEIITAMRAAKAAGRTVMFYSAVIGSIPGQTKTAIELVTAFVAHLRGKLADTYIINPAEHFEEGMDADDLMFMWEKVQRSGLIDVWRFQTHFDIEKSFELLGRKVPPAWAGKDATFSTGCTKEMRIALSMQARQPEMQIIGPDPEKFLRRREYGVGKFCDAGIDCR, encoded by the coding sequence ATGACGGAACATCCCTCCGAACCGGCCCTTCCGGTCGCGTCCCTGGAACCGGGGCAGGCCCCGCGTTACGGCCTCGATCCCGTTCTCGACGCCTGGCTCTTGCACTTCATGACCGAAAACAATCTGGAGCATTCCATCACTCCGGAAAAGAACGCCTCGCCCGAGCAACTGCGCTTCATGGTGGCGCTTTCCCCCGAGGAGATCTACGTGCCGTGCTCGGACGCCATGTTCGCCCATCTTTTCAGCGCCCGGGCCGACCCCATGGTCGTGGCCGAATACGACGGCCGGCTGGCCCGCATCGACGGGCTTATCGACGACTACGTGCCCGACGCCTACACCCGGACCAAGATCCGCACCTTGTGCCGGCTCAAGTACCGGCAGGCCCTGGTCAAGCCGACCATGATCCCCTCGCGCCTGGCCAAGCGGCTGTGCACCATCCTTTTGACCCAGTCCGGGCTCGACGACCCGCACCGGGAGCGCAAGCGGGCCTTCAACCGCCGGGCCTTTTCCTTCATCCAGAGCGAGGCGTTTTCGGCCATGCTCTACGCCTGCCCGGACGAGCTGCCCGGCTGCCGGGCGCTGCCCGACCTGCGTTTCGCCCTGGACATGCTGGAGCTGCGGCGGCTTTTGGCCCTGGGCGCCATGCCCGCCATCTGGACGGGCGAGGGCGCGTTTCCCGGCCGGGGCGAACTGGACGCCGCCCTGGCCCGCTTCCCGGCCGATTTCGCCAAGCTCGAGGCTCTGCTCGATCCCCGGCGCGGCGGGCTCAAGATTCTTTTTTTGGCGGACAGCGCCGGCGGGGTGCTTTTCGACCTGCTGGCCGTGCGCACGCTCCTGCGCCTGGGCCACCGGGTCATCGTGGCCGTCAAGGACGGATTCTACTACGACGCGCCCACGTTCTGGGACCCCGAGGGCGATCCTATCCTGGACGCGGCCCTGTCCGGGGCCCGTTTCGTCAGCGATCCGCGCCTGGGCAAGAACGCGCTGCTCCAAATCATGCGCGAAAACCCGCTTACGGTCATTTCCGACGGCACTCGCGAACGGCTCAACCTCTACCGCGTCTCGGTCACCTTCGCCCGGGCCTGGAAGGAGGCGGACCTGGTCCTGGCCAAGGGGTCGCTCAGCCACAAGCGGCTCATCGAGACGAGCCACCTTTTCACCCGCGACGTGGTGTCCTTTTACGGCGACGGGGAATGCGGCCTGCGCCTGGATTTCAAGCCCCGCGCTCCCGGGGCCCGCTCCCTGACCGAAGCCGAGATCACGGCCAAGGCCGAGGAAATCATCACGGCCATGCGCGCGGCCAAGGCGGCCGGCAGAACCGTCATGTTCTACAGCGCCGTCATCGGCTCCATCCCGGGGCAGACAAAGACGGCCATCGAGCTTGTGACCGCCTTTGTGGCCCATCTGCGGGGAAAGCTCGCCGACACCTATATCATCAATCCGGCCGAACACTTTGAAGAGGGCATGGACGCCGACGACCTGATGTTCATGTGGGAAAAGGTGCAACGCAGCGGCCTGATCGACGTGTGGCGCTTCCAGACCCACTTCGATATCGAAAAGAGCTTCGAGCTTCTCGGGCGCAAGGTGCCCCCGGCCTGGGCCGGCAAGGACGCCACCTTCTCTACGGGCTGCACCAAGGAGATGCGCATTGCGCTGTCCATGCAGGCCCGCCAGCCCGAGATGCAGATCATCGGCCCGGACCCGGAAAAATTCCTGCGACGCCGCGAATACGGCGTGGGCAAGTTCTGCGACGCCGGCATCGATTGCCGCTAA
- a CDS encoding SDR family NAD(P)-dependent oxidoreductase has translation MGINRAALIVGASRGLGLALAQEFLQRGWNVVGTVRQGKPGKLHDLAKSCPGRLEIEYLDITSPEQIEDCKERLRGRTFDLLFVNAGVTNPRYETIGEVSTDAFVRVMVTNALSTMRVVEQLADNVRPKGTIGVMSSGQGSVANNETGEFEVYRASKAALNMLMRSFAARRANDRTLLLIAPGWVQTDMGGPEAKFTIEEVVPRIVDTIIAQEGKKGLHYLDRFGKPIRW, from the coding sequence ATGGGAATAAACCGCGCGGCCTTGATTGTCGGCGCTTCACGCGGGCTTGGGTTGGCCTTGGCGCAGGAATTTTTACAACGTGGCTGGAATGTCGTTGGAACGGTTCGCCAGGGAAAACCCGGAAAGTTGCACGACCTGGCCAAGAGCTGTCCCGGGCGGCTCGAGATCGAATATCTCGATATCACGAGCCCGGAGCAAATCGAAGATTGCAAGGAACGCCTGCGGGGAAGGACTTTTGATCTTCTCTTCGTGAACGCGGGTGTCACGAATCCCCGTTATGAAACCATTGGAGAAGTTTCCACGGATGCATTTGTGCGTGTGATGGTGACAAACGCGCTTTCCACGATGCGGGTGGTCGAACAACTTGCAGACAATGTCCGTCCCAAAGGAACCATAGGCGTGATGTCTTCGGGACAGGGGAGCGTCGCGAATAACGAGACGGGAGAATTCGAAGTATACCGGGCCAGCAAGGCGGCGCTCAATATGTTGATGCGCAGCTTCGCGGCGCGTCGCGCCAACGACCGGACCCTGCTTCTCATCGCCCCGGGCTGGGTGCAAACGGATATGGGCGGCCCTGAGGCAAAATTCACTATTGAGGAGGTTGTGCCGCGGATCGTCGACACCATTATTGCCCAGGAAGGGAAAAAAGGACTTCACTACCTCGATCGCTTTGGCAAGCCGATACGATGGTAG
- the flgM gene encoding flagellar biosynthesis anti-sigma factor FlgM translates to MDIKNILGINQAYGQGRIGRSGSGETSGVTRGGASQTEAGAATDRVTLSGDARLVSLAANQAKEAPEVRSDRVATLKAQVQAGTYQPDSKKIAEKMLTMESDLFG, encoded by the coding sequence ATGGACATCAAGAACATACTCGGAATCAATCAGGCGTACGGCCAGGGCCGGATCGGCCGCAGCGGCTCGGGCGAAACCTCGGGCGTGACGCGCGGCGGCGCTTCCCAAACCGAAGCCGGCGCGGCCACCGACCGGGTGACCCTTTCCGGCGACGCCCGGCTGGTTTCCCTGGCCGCCAACCAGGCCAAGGAAGCCCCGGAGGTCCGCTCCGACCGGGTGGCCACGCTCAAGGCCCAGGTACAGGCCGGCACATACCAGCCGGACTCCAAAAAGATCGCTGAAAAAATGCTGACCATGGAGTCCGACCTGTTCGGATAA
- a CDS encoding helix-turn-helix domain-containing protein: MDRDQPFTKYLHDAHKRVEVPLHSHTNGQLNYIDKGTMHLVSPEAHWVVPWQRIVWIPPDQPHSVACEMLSGSWKAMIPRYYAQFLPKEISVLRTSPLLHAALEALPVNGKTLPPARLEPLIEIIKQELMDAENEGFGVTFPKSDQLRRVTDILLKQPEDTRTIDAWAKIAGMSRRSFTRHFLAETGRSFGEWKRDVVLGKALGLLAEGRSVAEIADQLGYAYPSAFIAAFRRKYGASPLRFKK, from the coding sequence ATGGACAGAGACCAACCGTTCACCAAGTATCTTCATGACGCGCACAAGCGTGTCGAAGTGCCGCTGCACAGCCACACAAACGGTCAGTTAAACTATATCGACAAAGGAACGATGCACCTCGTCTCTCCCGAGGCGCACTGGGTGGTCCCTTGGCAAAGAATCGTCTGGATTCCGCCCGACCAGCCCCACTCCGTAGCATGCGAGATGCTTTCAGGAAGCTGGAAAGCCATGATCCCAAGATATTATGCGCAATTTCTTCCGAAGGAGATCTCGGTCCTGCGTACAAGTCCGCTCTTGCATGCGGCTCTTGAAGCCCTGCCGGTAAACGGCAAAACACTTCCCCCGGCCAGGCTCGAGCCGCTCATCGAGATCATCAAACAAGAACTTATGGATGCGGAGAACGAAGGGTTCGGCGTGACTTTTCCAAAATCGGATCAGTTGCGGAGGGTCACCGACATTTTGTTGAAACAACCTGAAGATACAAGAACAATTGATGCGTGGGCAAAAATTGCCGGGATGTCGAGACGCAGCTTTACACGACACTTTCTTGCGGAAACCGGCCGCTCATTCGGCGAGTGGAAGAGGGATGTCGTGCTCGGCAAGGCCTTGGGCCTGTTGGCCGAAGGAAGAAGCGTCGCGGAAATAGCGGACCAGCTGGGATACGCCTATCCAAGCGCCTTCATAGCGGCTTTTCGACGGAAATACGGCGCATCACCGCTCAGATTCAAAAAGTGA
- a CDS encoding class II aldolase/adducin family protein, giving the protein MDTETTRIFEELCFATRILAGEGILDGFGHVSARHPRHGDRYYLVRDNAAEPGDAGNFMELDLESNPIAKDCANPSIERFLHGEIYKARSDVNAIVHTHAPALIPFGVSKTQLQPLYHMCGFLAYGVPVFDIRQDNGMTDMLITSQELGFSLARCLDKSALVLMRGHGATVVGASVKEAVFRAIYATLNAQAQPVAMQLGNPTYLCAQEAFLADDLHRSVMHRPWKFLVRKWCDNE; this is encoded by the coding sequence ATGGATACGGAAACCACGCGGATTTTCGAGGAGTTATGCTTCGCGACCCGGATATTGGCCGGCGAAGGCATCCTGGACGGCTTCGGGCATGTCTCGGCGCGACATCCGCGACATGGGGATCGTTACTATCTGGTCCGTGACAATGCAGCGGAGCCGGGAGATGCGGGCAATTTTATGGAGCTCGATCTGGAAAGCAATCCGATAGCGAAGGATTGCGCCAATCCATCGATCGAACGATTCCTCCATGGCGAAATTTACAAAGCCCGGAGCGATGTCAACGCAATCGTGCATACGCACGCTCCCGCGCTGATACCTTTTGGTGTTTCAAAAACGCAACTCCAGCCTCTTTATCATATGTGCGGCTTCTTGGCGTACGGGGTGCCTGTGTTTGATATCCGACAGGATAATGGAATGACAGACATGTTGATAACAAGCCAGGAGCTTGGATTCTCCCTGGCCCGCTGTCTGGACAAAAGCGCCTTGGTACTCATGCGTGGGCATGGGGCCACAGTTGTTGGCGCTTCGGTCAAGGAGGCTGTTTTCCGGGCAATCTATGCGACCCTCAATGCACAAGCGCAGCCTGTGGCCATGCAGCTGGGAAATCCAACGTACCTCTGCGCGCAAGAAGCCTTCCTGGCGGACGATCTTCATCGGTCTGTCATGCACCGTCCCTGGAAGTTTCTGGTGCGCAAGTGGTGTGACAATGAATAA
- the csrA gene encoding carbon storage regulator CsrA, which translates to MLILTRRPGESLHLGDNIKITVLGVQGKQIKIGLEVPDDMQVYREEVYLRVLEQNRQALCAMDSDVLAAAKLWPKKTNE; encoded by the coding sequence ATGCTCATTTTGACCCGAAGGCCGGGCGAGAGCCTGCACCTCGGCGACAACATCAAGATCACGGTGCTGGGCGTCCAGGGCAAGCAGATCAAGATCGGGCTGGAAGTGCCCGACGATATGCAGGTGTATCGCGAAGAAGTGTATCTGCGGGTGCTGGAGCAGAATCGGCAGGCGCTTTGCGCCATGGATTCCGATGTCCTTGCGGCGGCGAAGTTATGGCCAAAAAAGACGAACGAGTAG
- a CDS encoding NAD(+)/NADH kinase translates to MGRDIKTILIIYKADHTLARETAWTVADWLATHGVTVLIRENLPEARSAVVPPGAVLAARPQLALILGGDGTMLSAARQTVADGVPFFGINLGRVGFMTSAGLDDWREVLADILENGFTPARRIMIDVSVIRGGERVYETTSLNDAVVSRGAMARLAAFNVSLDDVDICTLRADGVVISTPTGSTAYCVSAGGPLIYPGLDVLCVVPICPFLSDFKPVIVPAESPVRLALSAPETNMYLTCDGQELFPLDDNDVVEVRKSSRFLILAKRKDDSYFARLRLKGFISCP, encoded by the coding sequence ATGGGCCGCGACATCAAAACCATTCTCATTATTTACAAAGCCGATCACACACTGGCCAGGGAGACGGCCTGGACCGTGGCCGACTGGCTGGCCACCCACGGCGTGACCGTGCTGATCAGGGAAAACCTTCCCGAAGCCAGGAGCGCCGTGGTGCCGCCCGGGGCGGTGCTGGCCGCAAGGCCGCAACTGGCGCTGATCCTCGGCGGCGACGGCACCATGCTTTCGGCCGCCCGGCAGACCGTGGCCGACGGCGTGCCCTTTTTCGGCATCAATCTCGGCCGGGTGGGGTTCATGACCTCGGCCGGGCTCGATGACTGGCGGGAGGTCCTGGCCGACATTCTCGAAAACGGCTTCACCCCGGCCCGGCGCATCATGATCGACGTGTCCGTGATCCGCGGCGGGGAGCGCGTGTACGAAACCACGTCGCTCAACGACGCGGTGGTCAGCCGCGGGGCCATGGCCAGGCTCGCCGCCTTCAACGTGAGCCTCGACGACGTGGACATCTGCACGCTTCGGGCCGACGGCGTGGTCATCTCGACCCCCACCGGCTCCACGGCCTACTGCGTTTCGGCCGGCGGGCCGCTCATCTATCCCGGTCTCGACGTGTTGTGCGTGGTGCCCATCTGTCCGTTTTTAAGCGACTTCAAGCCGGTGATCGTGCCGGCCGAGTCCCCGGTGCGCCTGGCCCTGTCCGCGCCGGAAACCAACATGTACCTGACCTGCGACGGCCAGGAGCTTTTCCCCCTCGACGACAACGATGTGGTGGAAGTGCGCAAGTCCTCCCGGTTCCTGATTCTGGCCAAGCGAAAGGACGACAGTTATTTCGCCAGGTTGCGGCTCAAAGGATTCATCAGCTGCCCATGA